ATAATGTTTAGGCTTAGATTCTTATCCTGATATTGTTCTTCGATCATTTTCTTGATGCGACTGGTGATGTTATTGCGTTTGTTGTACTTCATGACATCTATAGTCGAGCTGATTTCAGCAAATAAAGATTCAAAGGTCTGGTTGATTTCTTCGATAATCTCAAAAGAGTCTATTTCGGAGTAAAACGTACGAAATACACCCGATATACGGGGATTGTTGTTGTCTGCAACGGAGTGGAAGGAACTGCTGATCATAAACATAAGATGCATAAATGAGGAGAGCATCGTTTCATAAGGTGTACCTTTCAAGCTTTCAACAATCTCGTAATAGTATCTCGTTGCTTTCTCAATATGTCCAAGCTTTAACGAATCCAGAAGCAGTCTAGCCTTTGCTTCAGGGAAAGACAACGGACTTCCACTGATGCCTGCTCGGTAGGCGGGGGTAATGATGCTGCCATGTCCGGCTGTCAGACGGTTTAAAGAAAGGGTAAGCGTGTCAGAATACGTCTCGCTTAAAAGATCACGGGATTCGATTGGCTCACTGATCGTAACGGAAAGAGAGAAATGCAAATATTCACACACGGAATGCTGTATACTTTGCACCATCGCTATGATGCCTTGTTCTTGTTCATTATCCGATCCTGAACATTGTAAGAGTAACACGAGTTTATCGGTATCCATATCAATGACATCACTTGTGCATTTTGCTGAAGCAATCGCTTGAATAATGTTAGCGATTCCATATTTCAGCAGGTTACGTTCTCTCTCATTATAACGGTCCAGGAATAATGGATAGTGGTCAATCCGGAATACAATCATCCGGAGTGGAGCGCTCAAATCTATGTTGATGCCGAGTTCCGCTTTTTGGGATTTTAACTCCTTGTGGATGACGTCCTTAATGCCTAAGATTAACTCTTTTAACCAGTTGTTTTTTAGGGATTGACGTTGATCACGCTGCTTACGCTCCAATTCATCATTCTTAAGACGAACGTTCTCTATAAGTCTTCTGAACGGAGAATATAAAGATCTCGACATGATATATGAAAATAATAACCCTAATAGCAGTACGATCAAACTTGTGAATATGGTCGACGATTTGACGGCATTTAATGGTGACATGAAGGATTTGTATGAAGTTCGGCTTATAAATTTCCACTTTGGTGTTTCTGAGGACACGTAAGTAATATTGTAGGATTGTCCATCGATATTCGATTTAAAACTGCCTGATGCCTGTTCTGAAGCTAAAACGGTCCGGACATACTCCTCATCCCGAATATTCCGTAGGAACATATTTTCCGAAGCGTGATTTATCACCGTTCCGCTTGCGTCGATCACGACAATATCGTTTCCGGTAACGGAGGTTTTGATGTTTAAGGAAGCGATGAGTTCCCGTAGAACATTAGCTTTAATGTTAACAACAACCGCTTCACGCGGTTTTTTTTCAAAACTTGTTTTGTAAGGAAGCACATACGTGTAAACGTTTCCAACTCTGGTTAACGAATTAGGGCTTGGAATTTTACGAGCGATCGGTGTTGTGGTTGAAGATTGGGTATCCCAATTCCGCAGTAAGTTTACTGCATCTTGATCGTAAAATTGTTTGAGCGAATAGTAACCACCGTTTTCTGTGGAGGTAATCCGATCTAAAGGTATAGAAATCGTGTATACCGAATGAACGTAATCCGTCGTAACGACAAGCTGGTCCAAATTTCGTAGAGCATTATCGAGTAGCATCTTGTCTCCGTTCGGATTATACAAAAGATTGGAAACGTGAGGTCCGACAATGGCCGAAGACATGAATTTTTGAGCAAGGCTATCCATGTAATTCATACTGTAGCTAATTTGATACAGTATGGAAGTGTCTTTTCGGCTCTCGTTAGCCAACGAGGCTCTTACGTAATTGTAATACAAGAGGGCTGACAACCCTAGAATGAGCAGCGTAACGGTTGCAGTAAAAGTTAGCAGCATTTTGATGTACAAGTTTGTTTGTTTAAAGCTTTTTATAGGCACACCCATAGTATATTCACTCCCCTCCTTGGTGCTGCCTTCATTATATTTCGACGTTCCCTCTCACTTACCTTCCTGAAATAAGTATATTGAACCATATCTGTTTAAATATCAAAAATTTAATGAAATGTATATTTTTTAATAAAACGATGTCCACAAGGAATTAAAGAAAACGATGTTTTTTTCGGTTTGAAGCAAATGAGTAAACGGCTATGATGAGGTTGCTCGAGTGACTCTAGAAAGAAGGAGAAGGTTTATGAACAATAATATGCCAGCTACAACTGTCGTAAAGGGAAAGCTTAAACAGCCTCAACACCGGTTTCGGTTCACTTTTTTTAAAGAGATAGTAAAACGCTGGCCATTTTATGTCATGGTTTTGCCAGGACTGCTTTTTATTCTCATATTCAATTACTTACCGATGTTCGGGGTGATTATTGCTTTCAAGGACTATAATCCTGTAGCGGGAATACTGGCAAGTGAATGGATCGGATTTAAAAACTTTGAATTTTTCTTCGAATCTGATCTTGCTTGGAGAGTTACCTTTAATACGATCTTTTACAACTTGGTCATTCTAGGATTGGTTACG
The window above is part of the Paenibacillus sp. FSL K6-0276 genome. Proteins encoded here:
- a CDS encoding helix-turn-helix domain-containing protein is translated as MGVPIKSFKQTNLYIKMLLTFTATVTLLILGLSALLYYNYVRASLANESRKDTSILYQISYSMNYMDSLAQKFMSSAIVGPHVSNLLYNPNGDKMLLDNALRNLDQLVVTTDYVHSVYTISIPLDRITSTENGGYYSLKQFYDQDAVNLLRNWDTQSSTTTPIARKIPSPNSLTRVGNVYTYVLPYKTSFEKKPREAVVVNIKANVLRELIASLNIKTSVTGNDIVVIDASGTVINHASENMFLRNIRDEEYVRTVLASEQASGSFKSNIDGQSYNITYVSSETPKWKFISRTSYKSFMSPLNAVKSSTIFTSLIVLLLGLLFSYIMSRSLYSPFRRLIENVRLKNDELERKQRDQRQSLKNNWLKELILGIKDVIHKELKSQKAELGINIDLSAPLRMIVFRIDHYPLFLDRYNERERNLLKYGIANIIQAIASAKCTSDVIDMDTDKLVLLLQCSGSDNEQEQGIIAMVQSIQHSVCEYLHFSLSVTISEPIESRDLLSETYSDTLTLSLNRLTAGHGSIITPAYRAGISGSPLSFPEAKARLLLDSLKLGHIEKATRYYYEIVESLKGTPYETMLSSFMHLMFMISSSFHSVADNNNPRISGVFRTFYSEIDSFEIIEEINQTFESLFAEISSTIDVMKYNKRNNITSRIKKMIEEQYQDKNLSLNIIADELQMSKVYLGRLFKEATGKSVAEYITDVRMTRVKELLNKNNLTTKEILEECGWEDLNYFYTLFKKYFGVPLSHYKISMKNDS